In Brienomyrus brachyistius isolate T26 chromosome 11, BBRACH_0.4, whole genome shotgun sequence, the DNA window gtgtgtgtagcataTATAAGAATTGTTTCTTAAATGTGTCTTTGATAGTTATTAAGTGCGCTTTGCTGGCACTGGTGGGAATACGTATGCTGGCTTTGCTAAGCATGGTGAAATCTGAAAACGCTGAAAAAATAGTTCATGTTCAGCAACTTGcatcttttatatatatatatatatatatatatatatatatacacacacattttcaaTATACATTTTCAATACAATTTTATGAACCTGCATAGGGTATCATGGAACGAatgaatgaaaaatatatttccTCAGCACTGCTGTCTAGCTACCTATGTAGATTGTATTGTTTGACTTTGAAGGTTAGTCAACTACTCAAGCCAACTCTCAGTTGTTTACATATATCTATGCTATTAATAAATACAAGTATATTTACGACATTTCAGCAATACAATACCCATATTAACAACGCATCGGAACGCTTTTTACGACAATAGTTGCACTTAGGATCCTTCCGTGCGGGACATGCGGACCGCTTTCTGGAAGGGAAACTTCCTGCACCCGTTGCCTTGGCGACATGTCAACAATGAAACCGAGAAAGCTTGGAGGAGCAAAGTAATACTGCCATACCTTATTCTTTAGTGCGTTAGTCTTGTTTAAGCTCTTCGGTGCTGCTTTAATCGTTTGAGGTTGCAGTCTTTGTTTCACTATTATATGACGGTTCACGTTATATAATGACATTTCTAATTTAGGGAGGTTTTAATAATAGTAAACAGTAATAAAATGTTAAGCACGGAATCAGGTGGCTTGTTAATCACAGACAGATTTTTTCTGCTGTCAATAAAATTTATTGAAGCTCTTTTTCGTATACGCCTTTGTATACGTTTTTGTGTAGGATGCCGGTGTACACTAGGAAGGACCCTAAAGGAATCCCAGAGCCTTGGGACTCCGAGGACAGCGCGGATGAGGAGCGCGTTCCCGACCTGCTGCATGACTCCTTGCCACAGCCCTTCCGCATGATAGGCAAGGTGCTGGAGGGCGTCCTCGACGCGGCATGGGGCGTCATCTCAGAGAAAGAGGCCGCCAGAGTGGCCGAGCAGACCAGGAGAAAAATCCCACAGGTGGAGTTTTCAGATGAAATTAAGGTGGGAATCTCACTCATCTCCGTGATTTAAAACATCTTCTCGATCTCTTTttggtacaaaaatacaaaaTCCATGTCATGCCATGTTCCATTGGACCTGAAATTTTTCGGTTAGTTTAAATGAATTAAAGTGACAAGTTGCAAAGAAACAACGTTTTGTTCACATGTAGCTTCCAGTGAAAGCGAACTGTCTGGCATGCACGGATGATGGGAAGTACGTATTTGTGGGATTTTCCTGTGGGATTTCTGCGATCACTGCCGTCGGTCATGTGCGCACTGCCACGTGGGAGCAGGGCAGGGTTGAAATCATCTCCATTCATTGCACCTGTCTTGGAGAGATGGCTTATCTCATAGCTACCGTGGATGACATGGGTAAATGATCTTACCAGATTTTTAACACATATCATTAAAACGAAATATAGAACGTTCGTTCTCCTTGTAACTGAAAACTAATTAAGTAGGAGACCAAATTATGTGGAGATGCTGAGAAGATGATGCTGTCTTACGGTGATTCTGTCATATCTCTCTAGGTGTATCCCGAGTTTTCGCTTATTATGCTGATTATATTTACCTAATGAAGTTAATCAACGAGACAGTAAGTCTAGATGTTAATTGAACATTTCAGTAAAGTGTCAATATTTATGAGAATAGATATTACATACTAGATGTATACCTGTTTTCTAATTAAATGCAGAAAGAAATAAATCAGAGAAACAACTGTACAAAGATTGAACTGTCTGAAGGTGGGAATTACGCGGCCGTTATGAtggaatgtaagtaatttttctCTATCATACACCggtgtatgtatgtgttgtCAAACGTTTTTAAACACCCTGAGATTTTACACATTTGTCTGTTattcacttaacatttactaaaaatacactcaatattcttttctaacaaataaatttacagtatgttcaccatttgagtacgtTCATTAGCAAGAAAACGGCATATCATTGATTCATCAAAGTGACCCaacagttataacagcagagaaaattcgaGGCGTTCTTTtttacaagggacattaaatactgctctgtttcatgggatgaaacagttaactagtgcatttaaagttaaagggcaGCCTAGAATCTGactatgccatcaccacacaaccagttaacaCAACCTATTATATaatctttccatgttataaaggaaactttatTTGacttgcattttaatttataaGTTCTTCACTGAACTTTCCAgtgcttaacaagaataaaaaagatctgcagtttatgaagtAAATGGAAAAGTGGCAAAAACCTGTGGGGTGCAAAAACGTTTAACTGGTAGTGTAGCTTCATTTTTCCCATCACACTTAATGGGCCGGGTGTCCTCAATTTGCTCCAAAACGTGATTCGGGAGAATCAGTGGTTTTAAGAAGTATGTGGcttgtgcatgtgtgggtgtgtgtaacATGATGCATGGCAGCGTCAGGCCTTGAACTTCCTGGAAGAGGGTCTGTGCTTGTTGCGATTGTGTGTTTATTCTGCAAACCTaggaatggatggatttaagaTGTAGCAAAAGGTCCTGCTTCTTTTTCCACAGGCTCCAATAAAAATTCTGTAGTAGCAATAAAACACGTTCAACTGTTTTAATGAGACTCAATAACTGTCTAATTTTATCGGCCAGGCAATGGCGATTCTTGGATTGAAATGAATCGGTTCCCTAAAGTGTCATGGCTGAAAGAGCTGGAAGGTTTGCATGCAGCGTCAGGCAACCAGGTGAAACGCCATCAGTTTTGCCTCAAGATGGAATTAAGCCTTCTGATGTATTAGTAAGCACGAGGTTCTACAACAGAGAACTCcagttaattaaaaaatatatatctttctTTCAATTTGCTGAAACTTTGAACAGATGGTCACTTGTGCAGCACTGAATTTCATCCATATAATTTTTAGCTTTTTCCTATGCTGTAGGTGACAAATACGTCTGGAACAGAAGTTGCAAAATTTTCACCAGTGGTAACGGTGCTAAAAATCAAGACACCTGACATGCTTTCAGGTATTCATTAAAAATAACGGCTTTGCAGAATAATGTTTGAGTCCTTTCAGAGGTTTCCGTAGCGATTGTAAATTTGTGATGTTGCAAAAGTCATTTACAGATATTAATCTAGTAATAAGGATTTTAAAAGTCCTGTTggctttatattttaatttgGTTATATATTAGCTGTCACGTGTCATTCTGTTTTCCCTTGATTTTATTTTGCAGGCACATCTTTAAAATGCCCATTTGAGGTGTTACAGAAGACTGCATGCAGCTCCGTGATTGGTTCCGGTCAGAATCACATGATCAGTTCTCAACAGTGGGCGGAGCAGAGGGCACTGTATAAATTAGTGCACAGCAAATATCTGGGCACAGGCACGTGTGAGATGGAGGCAAGAGCTCGGTGAGCTATTCATGTAAACAGAATGAGGCGCTGTTCTAGGAAATCAGCCATAATGCGTTCATAATCTCTGATTGAACATTCCATACTCAAGATAGACATGAAATACTCTATTTAACTTGTATGAACTATGCAGTTGCGTTATTAAAATTTTAGGGTTTCACAAAAGCCTTACAGAATACAACGCTCCCTCAGTGCTTTGTGAAGTGAGCGTCAGTCATTAATTTGATTTGAATGTTACTTCAGCCTGGGTAGTCTCTACTTCCTCCTTCCTGGAGGATTGTCCACCGTCACAGACGGGACCAGAAGTCTGCAAGGTGCGTCAAAACAGTTCCGAACAGTTATACATTCATTTCTCCATACAGCCATCTCCCACGGCCCCTCATCAGGCACATGGGCACGTGAATACGTTTAAACTGTGGCTTGTCTTGTACGGGAATAAAATCTCTGTAACAGAGCAGGCGGCCCGTAACGTTAATCTCTTTAGGTCCACCTAGTGCTGTCTACGTATGGTGGAGAGGCGATCATAATCTTTACCAGTACCTGCTGCACACAAGAGCTAAAGAGAAGACAGGTAGGCTGTACAGCTCATGCTATGCCGCCTTATTTGTGGTGCGCGGTGATACATTATTGATTGATGCCTTTTCAAAAATGCAGATTATGCTTtgtgccagcagagggcagtgttACCGCTCAGATTACCTTATTTAAAACATAGAGCTGATCGCTTAACATGACATTGTGGAATTTACCGTGCTAAGAGTGCATTATAtggatatacattttttttatgaatggCACAATCGAtagttaaaataataaatgtagattcttttagggttttttttagGGTTTATATGTACCCTTCTTTGCTCCAGATGATGAAGCCAAACCCAGTGAGGTGTGGTCAAATGCTCAGGAGATCGTCTGCTCGGCTATCAGCAGATGCACTCGTCACATTGCACTCGGGCTAATGGGGGGGTTAGTCGCCATGTGGGACCGGCGTCTAGGTGAGCTCACTCTCTGGCGCCTTCAGACTGCCTGCTGACCGCTTATTTTTACAGCTCGCAATTTTTCTCGGACGTATTTTTATTATCAGGGTGAAAAATCAGGAACAAAataaatacactatatggacataaGTGTTGGGGCAACTGGCCTTTGCACCtagaggaacttttatgacgttCTATTCTAAATCTATCGGcaccaatatggagttggtcccccctttgcagctataacactcttctgggaaggcgtTCCACGAgattgcattgtgccaactgtaaagggGGTTTttcaggggtgtgtgtgtgtatatatgtatgtgtgtgtaatacacactcatataataataacaatgataataattatcattgttattattattatagaagAATTTCACCATGGGTTCCACACAAACCTTTTAGTGTTATGCGTTACTTTAAATAACAAAAGCAAGATGGGTTTTGACGCTGCTCCAATTTAAATAAATCTTTCAGAAACAGTCGACACCAGGTACACTTTCTATCAGTGATGGTTTTGACTCGTGGATCTGATCTTTCACTCTGCAGGTCTTCCCTGGTCTGTCCTCTCTGTCCCTGCAGACAGCCCTTTCAGCAAGCTGCACTTCCTGGACTGTCTACCCTTTCCCCAAGATCCTTTTCTTCCCAAGATGCACTTTTTGGTGACCTGCAAGAATGGCGATTGTCGTGTGATCACTGCAGGCAGGGGGATGGATTCCCAGGTGACGCGGCTGTGTGGGAGGTaacctgactgacctgcaagGTGAAATTCATCTGTTTTCCAGGTGAAAGAGCGTGTTGGGAATTAATTTCCGTGTTACAGGCAGCTGTAAAAATGAGAATCAGTCTAAGGTAGTGTGTGATTGAAGGTGTTGGTGAGAGCCATGTGTCTGGCGTGTGCCTTCCGGGACAGGCCCCGCTTCTCCGCCAGCCAAAGTGCGATTCCCATTATCATTCAGactctttttttctttcctggACAGACCTGGAGACGCAGAGGCTCCGCCCACAGAGGTTCTGTCAGTCCACTTTCTACAGATGTTGGTGAGCTTGGACTACACTTTTGAGGAGAACTTGTGATCAGGCAGGGCTGCTGTGGGATGTGCACCCCCCAGAATTTAAATTCACTTCATTTATCCCCCTTTGCTTTTATATTGTTAAATTGTGTCCCCCCTCCGCCATCAAACTCTCCCCTACACCATTGCGGTTAACGGTGTACATTTTTGATCCCCCAGCCCGTGGGTCAGGAGATTTCTCCTGGCTCCAGGATTCAGGTCCATAGTTTTCATGTGAATAGGTGACTCAGAATGACAGCATGAGTGAATTTATATGTATGAGCGTGTAAGCGCCCCCTGATGGCCAAGACAGGCGATTCTACAGGAAAGACTCTGACATTACTGAACAAGGAGTTGCTGAGAATCACGTACATTTCTATGTATTTAAAAACGTTGTTGTCTAAGTATTCGGTGTCAAAGCATGTGTCTCCAGGTGTTGTGAAAGACAGAAGGAAGGACATTGGTGCTGATCAGCTCTGAGTAATCAGGTTTTATTGAAAAGCACAAAACACAAGGTCAACAGCTCAAGACACTGAGCAGCAATCAGAATCCAGTACTCGTATTCGGTGAATCAGACGGAGGTCGGGTGATGTGGACTGGCAGTCAGGGGGCACAGTTAAGCTTGGAGTCTGTGAAACGAAGCAGAAATATGTACACAAGTAGGCAGGGGCATACACAGGGTGGTTTAAAGGCAGAAATAAGGGAACTAGAAAGGAGAAATGGGACACAACAGGGAAGGGGTGTGGTTCC includes these proteins:
- the wdr93 gene encoding WD repeat-containing protein 93 isoform X3 translates to MSTMKPRKLGGAKMPVYTRKDPKGIPEPWDSEDSADEERVPDLLHDSLPQPFRMIGKVLEGVLDAAWGVISEKEAARVAEQTRRKIPQVEFSDEIKKEINQRNNCTKIELSEGGNYAAVMMECNGDSWIEMNRFPKVSWLKELEGLHAASGNQVTNTSGTEVAKFSPVVTVLKIKTPDMLSGTSLKCPFEVLQKTACSSVIGSGQNHMISSQQWAEQRALYKLVHSKYLGTGTCEMEARARLGSLYFLLPGGLSTVTDGTRSLQGPPSAVYVWWRGDHNLYQYLLHTRAKEKTDDEAKPSEVWSNAQEIVCSAISRCTRHIALGLMGGLVAMWDRRLGLPWSVLSVPADSPFSKLHFLDCLPFPQDPFLPKMHFLVTCKNGDCRVITAGRGMDSQVTRLCGRPGDAEAPPTEVLSVHFLQMLVLLMYRNGTIVLLDTSDDIVVASLVLPPNHCLATPWSPVYTLDPVNQNLFVRGR
- the wdr93 gene encoding WD repeat-containing protein 93 isoform X1 translates to MSTMKPRKLGGAKMPVYTRKDPKGIPEPWDSEDSADEERVPDLLHDSLPQPFRMIGKVLEGVLDAAWGVISEKEAARVAEQTRRKIPQVEFSDEIKLPVKANCLACTDDGKYVFVGFSCGISAITAVGHVRTATWEQGRVEIISIHCTCLGEMAYLIATVDDMGVSRVFAYYADYIYLMKLINETKEINQRNNCTKIELSEGGNYAAVMMECNGDSWIEMNRFPKVSWLKELEGLHAASGNQVTNTSGTEVAKFSPVVTVLKIKTPDMLSGTSLKCPFEVLQKTACSSVIGSGQNHMISSQQWAEQRALYKLVHSKYLGTGTCEMEARARLGSLYFLLPGGLSTVTDGTRSLQGPPSAVYVWWRGDHNLYQYLLHTRAKEKTDDEAKPSEVWSNAQEIVCSAISRCTRHIALGLMGGLVAMWDRRLGLPWSVLSVPADSPFSKLHFLDCLPFPQDPFLPKMHFLVTCKNGDCRVITAGRGMDSQVTRLCGRPGDAEAPPTEVLSVHFLQMLVLLMYRNGTIVLLDTSDDIVVASLVLPPNHCLATPWSPVYTLDPVNQNLFVRGR
- the wdr93 gene encoding WD repeat-containing protein 93 isoform X2; amino-acid sequence: MSTMKPRKLGGAKKDPKGIPEPWDSEDSADEERVPDLLHDSLPQPFRMIGKVLEGVLDAAWGVISEKEAARVAEQTRRKIPQVEFSDEIKLPVKANCLACTDDGKYVFVGFSCGISAITAVGHVRTATWEQGRVEIISIHCTCLGEMAYLIATVDDMGVSRVFAYYADYIYLMKLINETKEINQRNNCTKIELSEGGNYAAVMMECNGDSWIEMNRFPKVSWLKELEGLHAASGNQVTNTSGTEVAKFSPVVTVLKIKTPDMLSGTSLKCPFEVLQKTACSSVIGSGQNHMISSQQWAEQRALYKLVHSKYLGTGTCEMEARARLGSLYFLLPGGLSTVTDGTRSLQGPPSAVYVWWRGDHNLYQYLLHTRAKEKTDDEAKPSEVWSNAQEIVCSAISRCTRHIALGLMGGLVAMWDRRLGLPWSVLSVPADSPFSKLHFLDCLPFPQDPFLPKMHFLVTCKNGDCRVITAGRGMDSQVTRLCGRPGDAEAPPTEVLSVHFLQMLVLLMYRNGTIVLLDTSDDIVVASLVLPPNHCLATPWSPVYTLDPVNQNLFVRGR